DNA from Platichthys flesus chromosome 20, fPlaFle2.1, whole genome shotgun sequence:
ACTACCATATGAATGGCAGTGAGTATAAGGATCTTCCCAAGGTAGATGAGAGTGATTGTCACAACAGAGATGCTAATGGTTTGACGTTTAATAATCCGCTGGACCAGCTTTCCACACTTGCTGGCCAGTTGGCCGACCTTCACCCTGAGGCTCAGACTGCAACATCTCCAGACAGGGAGTTTTTAGAAGATGAGAAGCCCATCCTCATACATCAGGTCTCTATTGACCAGGTTGCAATGTCTTCAAACAGAGTGCAGACATCACCTCCTAAAGAAGAAGAATCTCCCACCTCGGGCCGCGGCAGTTGTAGTCCTGTTCCTGGCCTCGGTTTTGAGAACAACATGCACATGCTTCCTGCGAGTGTGAGCAACAGCCAGCCGAGCACACCCACTCCTGCCATGAACACACTGGACCAACAGCTCTTTCAAAAATGCCCGCACTGTGATATAGACTTCTCGGACAATATCCTCTACACCATTCACATGGGCTGTCATGGCTACGAACATCCATTCCAGTGCAACATCTGTGgacacatgtgcacagacaaaTATGACTTTGCATGCCACTTTGCCCGTGGCCAACATAAAAACTGATTCCTTGTGATAGAGAAGCATATGGAGTCAGATATCCTTGTGTTTTCGGTAAATTGTAttacacacagtgacactggcttaatgttttttttttgtacagtttACTATCAATTTTACACTCACTAACTGCACTATATACGTTGCTTATGACAGCTCTACACAGCTTTCAACTAGGAgcttttttacattattttgacTGAATTCGACGACAGACACATTATACAACAGGGTAGTTTGCAGtgtcagatagatagatgatagatggatactttattaatcccgagggaaattcagatcatccagtagcttgtacacttaccacatcactgacatatacacataaatcacatatatcacatacggagagcatatatacagatacaggtatggaaggcaatgatgtgattgtgtcagtgtccagtatttaaagtgattttgtgctggagtggttaatacaacaaaatataaactgtgtatatatattataaaaacagcagaaatatatatatatatatatataaatatatatatatataaatatatatatatatatatatataaatatataggaatatcaatcaatcaaattttacctgaatagcccatattcacaagttacaattcttctcatgggctataacagggtaacaagagtaaggaaaaactacgaaaaaaccctttaacaggtaaaaatacgtagaaacctcagagagagccacatgtgagggatccctctcccaggacggacagaattGCAATAGGTGCCACGGATATTGTAATTTCATGCCGGGaagatctctcccccccactctccctctgtgtggcgtTATGAAGCCGAATGGCActggggacaaaggacctcctcagcCTTTCCGATGTGCATGACAATGACAGGAGTCTGCCACTGAAAACGCTCCTCTGACCAATGAGAGTTTTGTGAAGTGGGTGGTGCTCATTGTCCAAGATGGACCGCAACCTACTCAGGGACCTGCTCTCAGCCACTGTTGTgaggcagtccagttcagagccaacGACAGACGACAGAGGTCAGGAAACTGACCTCTGTCCTGTTTCATTGTGATTTGGCAAAGAGTCACCAGGGCTTCACAGTAAATCTCAAATACACAGGCAACTccattttaacaaacaaaacaatcaacagtatttaaaaatgaacacaGGTATTCACTGCAGGACCATCTGTTAATCTaaagtttctgtctcagtttaATGAGCTGGGCACATTTTACTGTGATGAGCTGAAGTGGGATGTTTAGAGACTCATGAACTGATCAACTTGTTTTTCTATTCAAAACTTAACTTTATGTCCAGCTAATCTTTAAAATCCTGCTCATTCTCTGATATTTAATAATGCCTCACTTCATAAATTGTAGACCTATCAAATAGGTCAATATTTTAGATAGAttgacagtgttttttttaaatattatttataccCCTGAAACTCTTTTCTATGAGTTTTTATAAATTGTCTTTTGAGTATTTTTGTGGTTCTGTATTTAGCAATTTCTTTTTGCACAAAATGGTAGCCCTTATTGAGACACTGTTAAGATTCAGGGTAACACTGTGACTTTAAGATGTAATGTGAAGTTaggttctcttttttttttttacatttaaacaagTTTCGGATTTCATGGAAATCTTTGTTTAATGTCTCAAGACTTTAACTTGTTCGTTTTATATAATcttattatgaaaaaaaaattggaatcaTCAATGGGATGTTTATCCCTTTTGATCTTAAGTGTGTGTCCTGACAAACAAGATAAAATTTTTATCTCATCAAGATTTCATATCCTGTTTGCAGACGATTGATGTGGATTTtgaagaaagttttttttatgtcataatAAATTATTGAAGGGATGCATACATTTATTCAGATTCTTTTTCACTTAGTTCCCGAATGTTCCACAAACCGAAGAAGAAGGGataagtaaaagtacattttatttaaatatatattctattaCATATCCACACATCCACTTGTGACTTGCACCAATAAAATCTAGTTATGGTCATATATTATCTTTAACAAGATTTCCTTTTTCTCATGGTCGAAAACATCCACTGCACTTTTCACCACACGCTCCACATCCATGTTCTCCTCCTGAGAGAAAGAcgggtcctgcagcagctgctctcgCAGGCTGCGAAGAAATGTCGCCTTGGATTCATTCAGCTGCGAGGCCAAAGATCTCATGTGTTCAGAAGACACTTGATTTTCTGAAATGAAGGTGACCAAACTACCATTATGAAGTGCTGCAAATCACAAGCCGAGTACAATGTCAACGAACCTCCTGTCTGACCTCTGGCAGTCCTCATGGCTTCGGAGATGAGGCGTCGACAGGCCTGGTCAGCTTGGTGAACCACACTTGTGGCACATCTCAGACGGTCGGCTTCCTGCACAGCACGAGAACAAAGCAGCTCAACTCTCCGCTTCTGCAGTCGCACATTTAAAACCCTGTGTTGACAGGTTCAGGAGAGCTGtggtgggtgaggggggggtCAACACACCTTTTGTTCAGTGTTGTCCTCTACCGGGCTCAGCGGGTTTCTTAGCGCAGAGGAGATCAAGTCTGTCACCCTCTGGCTGAGGACAGGCCACACGGGagaggagaaacagacagaggcaaACAATTAATACCTGAAAAAGGCACTTTGGTAAAACAACTGCTTACTCTGCTGTCTTACATGTCAAGGTTAGACAAATTATCTGTGGTGTCGATCGAAATGCTTTGCGTCTCCCACGAGTTCTTCTGTGGATTCGGGGGCTCCAGACGCTTTCCCATCTCCAGAATCACCTCGGTGGGAACGGGTTCAGGCCGGCACTGGTTTCTGCTGATGCAGGACTCCACATCACAGTGAAGATACACCTGGCAGAACCCCAGTGAGTCTGCAAAGACAGTTGATGCAAGAGGATGCTTTATGAATATACAAAGTTTATAAATGGACAGAAACATGCATTATGTTAGGGGCTTGTGTTGAATGCAAGAAACAAAGTGCTTACACTTTCTTGCAAGTTGAAACACTTCGTATCTCATGCTCTGATAGTAGAAGTTATCATCcagcagaaagagaagtggTGCCCGGTCGGCCTGAGAGGGGTCCACAGGTCCTTCAGGCTGCCGCAGCACACGGACGCATTGCTCCCAGGCAGCAGTGTTGATCTGTCGGCCGCTCAGCAGCTCTGCCGACATGTCAGGCGTCTTCAAGAACAGCTCAATGCACTGCAGCACTGCCTGTCTGTGTGACTTCCAATCAGTGTGCtagaaaagattaaaaaataaatattggccAATCAATAGAACTCTTTACTAGGGCTACAATAATATCATGAGGAAAATTGTCATTTTTTCTTATAAGAGTAAAGGTTGTCCTTTTAAACTCTTATTTATAACAAACAcgtgaaaacacatgaaaattATGTGGCGATAAATATTGATGTTTGTGATGGCCCAGCTCTAGTTTGAATGCATGTCAAAAGTATGAAACTGAATAAAAGTAGTATGAatatttacaggaaacacaaaccCTAAGGACTTAcaataacagagagagagaaagagagttcGATGTAACCTTATCAACTATCTGGTTTATGAATTgcataataatatgaataataataaaaacagttaCCAGAGCCAAAATTGACCTTATTCAAATACTTTTATCAAACTCAATATTCACCATcgctccgtcctcctcctcttccagtcTGGGGTGAAAGGCCTGCCCGGGGATCAGGTCATCATACGGCACCACGGTGGCTCTCCATCCGAGCTGAGCAGCGGTGCTGAGGACCGTGAGGCCCAGGGAGGACTTCCCAGCGGCGGGCAGCCCGCACAGGACACACAGGCAGACCGGAGCCCGACCTCCAGCCTCCCCTGCTGCCATGTGTTATAACAGATAAACACTTTGAATCTCAACTTCTCTCCATCGTGTTGTGTCCTACTGCAGCCATGGCTGGTCACAGCTGACAGGTGACTTCCGCTGACGTCACACGAGGAACACATATGGTTTCCGGGTTTGATCCTTTCAGAATAAAGTACACAAAGGGGAGCATGCACATAGAATGAAATTAGACTGAATACTGAACACTCTAGAATAATGGGGCAGGTACAGGAACATGTCAGAGCCTCCCTGAGAAACATCAGGTTTTTGAGATTTCTTCAGTATTGAAACAAATTCTTTAAGAGTTGTCAGTAAATCCAGTCAGGCATTGCAAAAACGAACTCTTGATGGTTAATTTGGCATtccttacatttttaaaaatgtgaagaaattcaGGCAAACTCATATCTGTGGCTTATACTCAATctgttatatattttgaatcTGTTTGGCCAATTATAGAATCAATATCTGATGAGAAATGCACTTTTACTTTGTCTACCGGCTACAGATGATCTGTATGGGCGGTGCTAAAAGtaatttattctttattattatgattccTTGAATAAATTAGTCACATTATGTCAATATCAATTACTGCCAAAATATGTCCTTACTTGATGATACACTGACCTTCaactttgtgccttttttatttatttattatcactACTATAACGTGATGCAAACTAGAGGTAATGTTGACAGTAAAAGTACAGAAAATGTATTACATCTCCAAGAAACTCTAAACAAACTCccttatacattttttttattacaattaaCATCCATGAAATCAAAATCTTTCAAATACTTAATAGATAATCGAGTCACAAAATATTCACTCGTTACATTTTAAACGCACTTATTTGCAATATTTGATGGACAGGAATCGAATAAAACACACTTATACAGATCCAAATTTACACATCTTACAAGCCCCTACCATTGCGTGACTACAGTCGAACAATAAAGGTGCTATTGTCACAGCAATTTAAAATGGTCCCTTCATATAGTATTAAGTGGTTGTACACTCAATACAATagaatattattatttggtACATAAAATGGGTATCAATTCGGCGGCTGCCTGGCTGGGATTGGTCTGGGCACTCCGGGGCCCTGCCTCGGAGCTGCTGGTTTTGCAGGGGCAGCGCTCGTTTCTGAATTCCAGTAATCAACTTCTCCATACCTGAAACTGAACACAGAAATTCTGGTAAAACTGTTACAGGTTTGCTTTTTTCCCACAAAAGATTATGCATGAATACGGATTGAGtgaaaaagacatttaaaatcaGTTCATACCCAGGAATCGGAACTGATGTAACCGATGGATTTCCAGGCTAGAATTAGaagaaggaaattaaaagtgtgTTGTTATCATTGATTTCCCTCTTTTATTTTGGGCTGTCTTCCCTGCAGTGATGGttgagaatctttttttttttacctcattaGGAGGAGTAGGTGCTGGGGGCTTGGTTGTGGCAGTTGTTTGACCATTTGTGTTTTGCTGTCCATTTGCATTTCCACTTGGAGGACTACGTGGCctataaaacaattaaaaaaaaggcacaGAAAAGAACCAATTAGTTTTTTCCATcaacattaaattattaaacacTGCATCTGCACTATTGAAATGTCGaaacattttgttatgtttacTTGCGGCGTCTTTTCAAGCAGACATCCAGGGAATCTCTCTTGAAGAAGTAGAGAAGGGCCAGAACCACAAGAACCACGAGAGGAACCACCAGCAGGAAGAAGATCAACAGGCCGTCCCTGAGGGAGTAGTCTGATGTGGACGCGGTCGCATGCGAAGGGAGAAGAGTGTCAACAAAAGTGTCAACATGTTTTCATAGCAAAGTGCAGAAAATTACAGCAATAATTTTTGGCGGTGACTTTGGGCTTTGAAggattccccccctcccccccatttTCAACTACATGAAAAACACATCATGCACGAGCATTCAGAGGTATATACCACTCATCATGGAATAACAACCAAGTGACATAGCTCCTCCTGGCAAGTTTCCGTTCCATTAGTATTATTAAACTGATCTAAGACCAAAACACATAGACGTCTGGGTGCTTCAACGACAGACATACAGGGtagcactgctgctgctgctgattaaTACATGAGCAGTATGAAGCCCTGATGTAGGATTACAATAAGCCACACAATCCTCGATTAGATGAATTCATAGAATCTTTTCAAACCCACCTATCTGAGCGGGACCACTGTCTACGCTGCCGCCTCGTCCTGACTTGTCACAGTACGGTGGCGCCCATCCGTTCTCACAGTGACAGTGTCCTTGGTCGTTACAAACCTGAAGGAAGCATCACGACAGCGAAGTCAGACTTGTTATTAGCGGCTGGTGATCGAGTAAACAAAAAACAGTAAATGCAGATTTACCCCTCGGCCGTTGCAGGTGGTCTGAGCGTCACAGTCCAAGTTGGGCGACAGGGCAGAGGCGTTCACACACTTGAAGTTCACACAGGTCTGAAAGAGAAGACGTATAACTCACAAATAAGATGAATTATTATGAGTCATCTTTTCCACTTTCCCAAAGGTAGATTAATTGGAATCACATAACTTCCCAGTAAGAGTCGGCTTACCTTTCCTTCTGCACAAGGGCTGCCGGGGTTAACGTAGGCAGGATCTAACACATCTGTGCCGAGGTTGAAGTCTGCATTTACACAAGTCTGGCCTTCAACTACTTGGTTGCTGACTTGGGCCCCAGGAGGGGGGGAATTGGTGTTCACGTTAGTGCACTGCACTTTTCCACACATGGAGTGTCTGTAGAAAGAAATTTACCACTACTGTTAATGGGCTCAAGCTGACgaaaaaatgtatcctttaacCGACAATTAAGGTTACATCATATCATTTAGTTAAAAATTGCCATCGAATGTACTTTCTTACGTTCCGTGTTGGTTTGACAATAAATTATTAGAGATCCATTATTTACATTCATAAAAAGCTGATTACTTACTCTGGAAGACATGGAATGGGATTTCCGTTGCTGCTGAGGCCACAGTTTCCAAATTTGTTTCCCTGAGTATTTgctgttttaaaacaaacatctgccGCCTTTGTAGCTggatctgcagcagagacaaataaaaaccaagatataaaatattaatgacAAGAGAAGTGGATTTTTTTGTATTGGTGACCTTTTTATGTGTGATGTATTCCTGACTGGAAAACACATATAAGGGATTGTTTAATGTACCTGGTGCAAAGAGATGTTTGCACTGGAAATCATACGTCTGGCATCTGCCGTCGTAGCAGTATGCAGCATTGTTTTGGCAAGGCAGGCTGTCCATGATGTAGAAGTCACCAGGACAGGACCCACTGTCGCCTCTACAGTATTCAGGAAGGTCACAGGAGTTGACAGACTTCCTGCACGGGGTTCCAGCAACTTGGATCTACAACAAAAAGTCGTGCAAACAATGTTTTCCCAAAAGCAATTTACAGCTTCTCATTCCCTGTAGTCCAGCACAATGCTGACCTGACAGTTGTCACAGCAGTATCCCGAAGCGCAGGCGGCCCCGCCTGTCAATTTGCAAGTGGCAGCATCACAGCATTTATTCTTGCATTCCTGCACGAAATAGAAACAGAGCAAAACTATGTTTACCACTACactaaaaagacagaaaaagcaCATGACTTTAAAAAGGACCAAAAGGagttttttgtttaaactcCTTGAGGTTGTAACATGACCATGTCTGCATTACACCAAAAGGTTTCCTAAATACTGACATCATTCATTTGCAAATGTCCTGCACATGTTTAATACAAGAGTAAAGTCTAAATACCTACTCTACAGCTCATTGCAACTACAATAACAGCATTGTTGTCAGTGATTCTTGTATACAATCGTGTTTGTAGGTCGTTGGATCAGAAAAGTTGGcatgaaaaaaaactgctgtCCCTTACATTATATGACGATGTGATGTATTAGAATAACATTCGTAACGCATGAGAGTACAAAGTGTCAAGttgagtgtgtgagtttatCTGGAGGACGGTAGCCTACCTCCGGTTTTCCACAGTCACACTGTTCTCCTTCTTCAATCCGGCCGTTGCCACATTCAGCGATTCCGATCACATCTGATGACGAGGGCTGGTTTCTCAGACACACGCCTCCTCCGCCGATGACCAGCCTCTCAAAGTCTTGttcgctgcagctgctgaagctGGTGGCACCGCTACAGGGTAACGGGAACAGACATGGATGGAAATGTCCATTTGGAAAGGCACAGAATATGCATTGTACTGTATGTACATactgttttaacttttttaattttctgtcaACTATATATTTTGGGAAGATATTTTACCTGGCACCAGCACTCATAATGCAGCTGCTTCCATTGCATTTTTTGCAGCTGTCGTCGTGATTCATGCCCAGGTTGTGTCCCATCTCGTGCGCCACAATAGTGGAGAAGAAAGGCAAAGAAGTGTCTTTGCTGAACTGTGAAAACATACCCACGTGTATTCAGTGTCAATATCCTCGTTAGTTTATACATCTAAATATATAATCCAGACATGGAAATTTAAATTACTTGTcaatattattaaaatgttgattgAAAAGCTATGTAAGTCATGCAAAGCTTTGGCTTTGCATGAGTCttgttgaattatttaatttaagttaTACCAATAAAACAAGATTTATTTGATGGTAACAAACAAAAAGATGGGGAGTTTCCTTTCGATTATTAAAATGAGTTTTGTACATAGGTGCTCTTGTTTTAGTTTACCAGGAAGTAATTGCTCCTCCCAGCGTGACCTCAATCGGGAACAATTAACACTGTTATTCCAAGACAAGAGAATTTAAAGAATCTAATGGGACAAAATAAGATGCCTCGTCATGGAGCTGAGTCAGACAGGTCTTACCGGTTTGATACTTCTGTTATTCACAGCCTCTGAAAATGAGCCACGCTTATAGAGCTCACCATGAATAATGCAGACTGTATCAGTTTCAACACAAAAGCTCACGATGTCAAAGCACCTCGGTGTCTCATGG
Protein-coding regions in this window:
- the LOC133975996 gene encoding L-seryl-tRNA(Sec) kinase isoform X2, whose product is MAAGEAGGRAPVCLCVLCGLPAAGKSSLGLTVLSTAAQLGWRATVVPYDDLIPGQAFHPRLEEEEDGAMHTDWKSHRQAVLQCIELFLKTPDMSAELLSGRQINTAAWEQCVRVLRQPEGPVDPSQADRAPLLFLLDDNFYYQSMRYEVFQLARKYSLGFCQVYLHCDVESCISRNQCRPEPVPTEVILEMGKRLEPPNPQKNSWETQSISIDTTDNLSNLDIQRVTDLISSALRNPLSPVEDNTEQKEADRLRCATSVVHQADQACRRLISEAMRTARENQVSSEHMRSLASQLNESKATFLRSLREQLLQDPSFSQEENMDVERVVKSAVDVFDHEKKEILLKIIYDHN
- the LOC133975996 gene encoding L-seryl-tRNA(Sec) kinase isoform X1, with the translated sequence MAAGEAGGRAPVCLCVLCGLPAAGKSSLGLTVLSTAAQLGWRATVVPYDDLIPGQAFHPRLEEEEDGAMHTDWKSHRQAVLQCIELFLKTPDMSAELLSGRQINTAAWEQCVRVLRQPEGPVDPSQADRAPLLFLLDDNFYYQSMRYEVFQLARKYSLGFCQVYLHCDVESCISRNQCRPEPVPTEVILEMGKRLEPPNPQKNSWETQSISIDTTDNLSNLDIQRVTDLISSALRNPLSPVEDNTEQKEADRLRCATSVVHQADQACRRLISEAMRTARGQTGENQVSSEHMRSLASQLNESKATFLRSLREQLLQDPSFSQEENMDVERVVKSAVDVFDHEKKEILLKIIYDHN
- the zgc:174164 gene encoding disintegrin and metalloproteinase domain-containing protein 9 — its product is MVRKHISILCVLLCLVSGIDNKDLSSELTSKLAKYSIVNPQVIHRRSRSLNRPPQPEGNDGDERISYALSINNTRHLLHLKANRDFLHPNLLQHWREAVGDHNSSLKRHVHCYYHGEVEGYEDSMVALSTCSGLRGVITFGNETYGLEPLSRSATNEHVLYLLRDVKSEPVICGVVHEAASRQSHEAFDPGQSLTSLLRRKRALPQTSYVELVLVVDNLRYNLKQKNETAVREETVEIANLLDGYYKPLNIRVVLVGLEIFKDSNPFSLDGSAGDVLGRFVNWRKNTLIPKIKHDIGQLIVGKPSSAYGNVLGMAFVGTVCSVATSGGMNLFSKDTSLPFFSTIVAHEMGHNLGMNHDDSCKKCNGSSCIMSAGASGATSFSSCSEQDFERLVIGGGGVCLRNQPSSSDVIGIAECGNGRIEEGEQCDCGKPEECKNKCCDAATCKLTGGAACASGYCCDNCQIQVAGTPCRKSVNSCDLPEYCRGDSGSCPGDFYIMDSLPCQNNAAYCYDGRCQTYDFQCKHLFAPDPATKAADVCFKTANTQGNKFGNCGLSSNGNPIPCLPEHSMCGKVQCTNVNTNSPPPGAQVSNQVVEGQTCVNADFNLGTDVLDPAYVNPGSPCAEGKTCVNFKCVNASALSPNLDCDAQTTCNGRGVCNDQGHCHCENGWAPPYCDKSGRGGSVDSGPAQIDYSLRDGLLIFFLLVVPLVVLVVLALLYFFKRDSLDVCLKRRRKPRSPPSGNANGQQNTNGQTTATTKPPAPTPPNEPGNPSVTSVPIPGFRYGEVDYWNSETSAAPAKPAAPRQGPGVPRPIPARQPPN